The following proteins are co-located in the Candidatus Baltobacteraceae bacterium genome:
- a CDS encoding helix-turn-helix domain-containing protein, giving the protein MDQDARYLFRPEYRWPTGKKAQPQPFFVFPAWWRRFIFHVLNPRALSVYLYYLSIMRENGIAFPTIDQIAHDLGLSDKESIRRAIGRLVECGFLIKPTPEHRLAHKMGTRPIYQRPCTQFTLRELLEIKEIDGELYPRNSKLHSEHSRSSDSVVQAGLKFLLDDHYAYYQHALAQSGPDRGKKIKDVLLAILNSQLREMEEFQKESIDAAVTELDDETIKEMPPEIRTALGIPEKQKEKAQKKKPALPPKRSKRKSLR; this is encoded by the coding sequence ATGGACCAGGATGCTCGATACCTCTTCCGGCCAGAATACCGGTGGCCAACCGGCAAAAAGGCTCAACCGCAGCCATTCTTCGTTTTTCCGGCGTGGTGGCGGCGATTCATATTCCACGTTTTGAATCCGCGTGCACTTTCGGTTTACCTATACTACCTTTCAATTATGAGGGAGAACGGCATCGCGTTTCCGACGATCGATCAGATTGCGCACGATTTGGGGCTGTCCGACAAAGAATCGATCCGGAGGGCCATCGGGCGGCTCGTCGAGTGTGGCTTCTTGATCAAGCCTACGCCGGAGCACCGGTTAGCGCATAAGATGGGAACTCGACCGATCTATCAACGACCGTGTACGCAGTTCACTCTTAGAGAGTTGCTTGAAATAAAGGAAATCGACGGTGAGCTGTACCCGCGGAACTCAAAACTGCACTCAGAGCATTCGCGCTCGAGTGACTCTGTAGTGCAGGCTGGGTTGAAGTTTCTCCTTGACGACCACTACGCGTACTACCAGCACGCCCTCGCGCAAAGCGGGCCTGACCGCGGGAAGAAGATTAAGGACGTTCTGCTCGCGATACTGAACTCCCAGCTCAGGGAGATGGAGGAGTTTCAGAAAGAATCAATTGATGCTGCGGTGACCGAGCTTGACGACGAGACAATTAAGGAAATGCCGCCCGAAATTCGCACCGCTCTCGGCATTCCCGAGAAACAGAAGGAGAAGGCCCAGAAGAAAAAGCCGGCGTTACCGCCAAAGCGCTCGAAGCGTAAGAGCTTGCGTTAA